In Trachemys scripta elegans isolate TJP31775 chromosome 21, CAS_Tse_1.0, whole genome shotgun sequence, the DNA window CTCAGGAATGTATATGTTTTTGCAATACAATCCCTGTTCTTGACAGATTCTGAGTGTCTGCATGCAGGCAGAGCTTGACTTCTGCTCACAGCCTGTCTCTTGCAAGGCTTCACCACTGTGACACCGgaccccatattcatcatagtgGTATCATTATATGATTAAGACATAGTTATAatgcatcttgtacaaaatatgccatgtaaggtatctatggaaaagttatgatttgctcaatatgattatcctatttgtatgcatgtatcatttttgtatctggcgttatgaatattgactaggtatctgtatttcaaatgtgcttactctgggtAAAATCCAGAACTAGCCTTTCAGGCACAACAATGTAGAAGCTAGACAAGTGGTgatggctcatcaacaaagacaatggcgCATGGAAGGGTTTAGCCTTCCTGAGAAGGCACCAGTCTATGAGTAATgtctgctatgactcagcaaggcaggcaagggcatgtgaccagaccacatgactctGAGCTCCATTTTGGTACCTATATTTTTCGACAAACTGGCTTGTGAACTTAGCTTtaaacaaaggattcccatcATATGGAAAAACTACATAAAATGAGGAGTGACATAATCTCtgggcctcactccccccacaagaGAACTCTTGGAAACATCtgaggaaaaaagactgaactgggggaagtgctggtcccaggctaaagggatttgaacctgtgtatggaaacttggtggactgcttgtatcatcagtcagggtgagaacttgctaattcaaatcctatctacCTAGTATAttaggcttagtttgcagttTCTTGTTtgttaggtaatctgctttgagctgtttgctatctcttacagtcactttattaactacagaaagatagattttaagtgagtataagagATACACagctcaaagcagattactaagcaaataaaacaaaacacacaaactaagcttgattcactaaagaaacaggatacagaatgtaatttcttaccctaaatgttgaattaggcaggatgaagagtttctgtagctcagagtcccaattatttcttcttacagaccAGAACCCTGCCTCAgtctggactctcccctgcctttcccttcaggtcaGTTCCTTTGTTCCtccaggtactttcagcagtcctCCTTCTTGGGAAGGCAATGGAGGAGAATCTCGtttgccctcctccccacccttccctaaGATTTACATAAACCAGGAATCTTTTGCTTCCCAAACTTGACACTCCTTCTCCTtgtagtggaaagttacaagaagtccaagataatgtttagtatcaggagACAAGACCACCTGATCTAGCACCGTCACAGCTACAtcccaggaaggagagagattagtatctttaTAGTCTTGTTGtgtcttcctaatggcccatcaaatctGATGGCCTATCAtctggtgggtgtcttcccaatacacTCCCAGTTGTAATTATTACATAGTtgatattcctaactttagatacagaaatgatacatgcatacacattggataatcacattcagtaaatcataacctatCAAATGATATCTTCCATGAGCCATCTGCagaaagtatatctcagttatgtcatatccatatcataagcatattttcataaaggaTATGGAGTGTAATGTCTCCATGCCTTGTACTAAAATTACTGCAAGAGTGTGTAGGGTGTGAGCACTGGGATATAGTCTGTCACAAGAGCCTGGGTCAGAATTGCCTTGGGAAACAAACACATGTACCTTTTGCCTAGTTCCTAGTCACTTACTGTGGACTTCTCTCCCCAAATCATGAGAGACAATATTGACCTAAACAGCTGAACAACACTCTGATTGTATCCAGTTATTTCAGTTAGTTGCACAATTTGGGGTGTGCTGTTGTTCACCATTTCAGATGGGAGATGTAAAAACAGTTGGCAGCATGTCCAAAAGCTTGGAGTATTCTCTCCTGTTTGATTGAACTGCACTTGAAGTTTCTCCTTCTCATCAcggagggggcagggaaaagcaaaaataaaataagaaaagactATTTGAATAAATTGTCATTTTGTCAAAGTCCCCAATCAATCTGAGCTATAGTCAGGCAAGTCAAACTAATATCTGGTTATGGGACCAAATGGCCctcaaaaaagaggaaaaacccACAACAGAGAGAGGTATAAGATACATCCAGTTTCATATAACTAGAAATTCCAGAGCAAGTTAAAGGTGATGACTCAGAATCAAGACAAGAGATTCTCCCATTACATTCTCTTTTGATCCATTGAAACCTGCTTCACTCGTTACTATTGAGTTGTATCATTTACAAAACTTCTAGCATCATCAtaatgggggaaaaaaccaacCTCTCCATCTGCAAACAATTCCATCTCAATAGGAAAAATCTGAGAAGAGGCTTTGCCAATAGTTGGAAACTGAGATTTGAACTCCAAATGATTATACTGCATTTGAGATCCATTCAAATTCCCCTTCCAGGTCTGTGACACTTTCATCTCAGGCCCTAAATCACTATGTTTTAGGATCAAATCTAAGTGTTATTCCCAAGCAGAGGGCTGAGAACACTGAATCATAAGACACAGTGAGAGGTGGAGGTGTAGAAAGTGGAAAACATAAATTCTGGCTCAAAGAGAAAAACACTGCTGGAGTAATTCGGAAAGGGGGAATCCTTGCGACTCACCACTTCTTCTTCAGGTGTCATGGAGGTTGAAAAAACTTATTTTCCTATCCCTAATCCTGCTCCTTCTCTttgttatatttatatacatttaaaatgagaaaaatggtACAAAAACGTTTAACAGAACCCAGTGCAATGTGAAAACAACTGGGAATCAGACAATCTGTCCATAGTGGGGGAATGTGGTGACCAACAATTGCTTTGCAGTGGGAGGAAAAGTATATATGGGATGCACCAAATTTGTTTACACTAGGAAAAGTGATGGATGTTATGTCAAGTCTTCACAAAATTTGCTAAATTACCATAACCACTATAAATAGACTatctttttaattgaaaaaaactttgtttttatatcAAGATCACTAATTGAAGCTAGCTAAATCCTAGTGGAATCAAGGCCCAAGTACATTAAACCTCCATGTCCCTAGTTGAGGTCACTCCTGGTTCCCCCACCTGGAGTTGACAGACATTCTTGTTTGAGGGAGACACACTTCCACAACATAGAACAAAGCAGTTGATCATAAAGACTCTGGGGTTCTCCCCAAGGGAGGATGTGCTACAGCAGGGAAAAGCAGACAACTCATCTGGGAGAACTGAAAGATCACAGGGACGCAAATTATGCCTTAAATTTCACTATGTGGGAATTAGTGAAAGGAAAACAATCTTTTCTCAGCTCTAGACGGGGTTTGTATGGTCTATCTCCCTTGCAGTATCTCTAATGATAAATAAAGGCTGTGTTCAGATATAAGAACTTGCCATATTCATAAAATTCATGGGGTCACTCTCTtctgtggatcctctgatgtctaataagTTTTGAGCTCTGAGCAaaggttttcccgcactcacaacATGCGTAaggtttctcccctgtgtggattctctgatgttgaaTAAGGGCTGAGCTCTGAGAAAAGGTTTTcctgcactcacagcattcatagggtttctcccctgtgtggattctctgatgttgaaTAAGAGCTGAGCTCCAAgagaaggttttcccacactcacagcatccATAGGGTTTCtgccctgtgtggattctctggtggcTAATAAGGGTTGAGCTATcagtgaaggttttcccacactcataGCATTCATAGGGTttttcccctgtgtggattctctgatgactAATAAGGTTTGAACTACCCGTGAAGGTTTTCCCGCattcacagcattcatagggtttctccccagtgtggatcctctgatgtctaataagCTGTGAACTCTGAGCGAAGGTTTGCCCACACTCATagcattcatagggtttctctcctgtgtggattctctgatgttgaaTAAGGTGTAAGCTCCGAGAGAAGgatttcccacactcacagcattcatagggtttctcccctgtgtggattctctgatgactAATAAGGGTTGAGTGATCAGTGAAGGATTTCCCACACTCGcagcattcatagggtttctctcctgtgtggattctcttatGTGTAGTAAGGTTTGAGCTCTGAGCGAAGGTTTTCCCACattcacagcattcatagggtttctcccctgtgtggctTCTCTGATGGATAATAAGATGTGCTCGCTTACTGAACTTTTTCCCACAGTCAGTGCATGtgttatttctctctcccttgaGGATAACCTGCTGGGCCATGGTATTCTTGTTGTATTTCTGATTTCCCTGATAATTAACAGATTGACCAGTTTTCTGCATTGGTTGGtttccctgctgcttctctggccaGTACTGACTCTCACAGGCTTTTTCCTGCTCACAACTCCTGGACACACTCTCTTTGCATCTTTGCAGTAACACTCCATGTGGTTCCACTTCCTCATCTTCCTGCTGAGGATTCTGATCCATGGTCTCATTCACCATCCTCATTCACCTGGtgggacagagaaagaaaaacctCAGAAACCAGAATGGAAAAGGGGAGAACAAACCAAAAGAACAGCTGGAGATGGAAAAAGTTTCCCCAAACTCTTCTTTAAAGAGGAGAGAGTAGGGGATCAATTCTGCATCCAGTTCCCATCTAAACACTCAGGGAGAAGGAAGTTCAGGGAGGGAGCTACTGCCATGAGTTAGTCAGGATGGGTAGGAAGCCATGAGCAATATCTGTCCTGAGCATATGACACCTGCTGGAGACAATCCTGAATTCAGACAGCTCACAAGTCTTTGTTGGGAATCCCAGCTGTTTCCTTCAGGAACTGATAGTATTTGAGTTGGTTTAATGATCACTCACCTGTACTGCTGCCTCTCAGGATCTCGCTTTCCTCTGAGCTCTGGGGGAAATGGCTCTTCCTCACATACCATTCTCTAACTAATCTCACCCTTCGCTGCCTCCTGGGACCCAAGGAACAGCCACTCCTTgtgttctctcctcccctcccattgcCCACAGCCCTCCTTGTTATCAGTGCTCCCAAATTCTCTGCTCCCCAGCCATTTTCACCCCATAATCCCACTGTCTCAATTGTTCTGTGGTCCTGATTCCCAAGAGCTCCTGCCAAAAATGTGTCCCATTTCTCCCTCCCATAGCTAGCACCCCTTTTTCCTGGAGCACCTGCTACCCAGTACCTATGCTCCCCTTACTCTAACCAGCAGCAATCCTTCCAGATCCTTGAGTTCCATTTCTTCCAGCCCTCCACAGCATCCTAACTCCCTATAGCATCCCCACCACTAGTGCCTCCAGCACTCCTGGCTCACACGAGCTCTTTGCCCAAAATCTTCCTCTCCCCATTTTCTGACAACCTCCCCGTTATTATCATTTATGATTTCTGTTATCATAACACCTAGTAGTGCAAATGGGACAAGGATCCCATTCTGCTGGACattctacaaacacagaacaaaaaagtctTTGCCCCAAAATATGAGAATCTAAGAATAAGACAAGAGAaggatggatacagacagacatgggTTTGACAGAGATGacaattttctgcaatatcctggaccATCCTTACTGAATTAacttaaaccttactgaattaagttttcaGTATCCTAGGaatttattgtattaaaaatatgaGTGTGTATGTAATACTGTAGGATGGTCTGTAACATCTCTGGGGAGGGGACCTGGCTAACAAAAGTCCTAGAAAGTGTTATGAGCGCCAAAGGACTTTTTGAAACAATGTGCTAGATAAAGTTAAGTGGGATAGATTCCTAGGAAAtacatggggggaggagaaggcaaTGTCTCACCTCCACACCAAAGCTATGGAAGCTGCACCCTGAGGAGAAACCATTGCCCGCTGATCACCTATTACATGAATGTAAGTTCTACTCCTGggagcattctgcaccaaaaaaataaaaattctgctcacagtATTTTAGAATTCTTTATATTTTGTGAAAATAACACAAtttaatcacaccagtttcaattattttggtaatttatttaaaaatacctgtcagcaagtatttCTCTATCAATACAGAGCACAAAAAGGTTAAGTAAATGGTTTTTGACAAAAAGATTCATTACTAGGTATATTAatacaaaactgaaataattcatttaaactagaaTAGAGAAATGTATTTCCAGCACTCCCAGAAGCAGTACAAAATCTTGTGGgaatcaggggtaatggaggggaggatggagtggaaagtaattgctgggaaggggTCTGGATGTTAATCTGGAGGGTTTGCGGGGGCGGGTGGGAGAAGTATAGAACAGTTTTTGATGGggaggattgttagggagcctccCCAATGCAGACCCTAGCTGACccctagtctctctctctctcattcagtcaggcacatctgcctctgtccc includes these proteins:
- the LOC117868503 gene encoding zinc finger protein 501-like: MRMVNETMDQNPQQEDEEVEPHGVLLQRCKESVSRSCEQEKACESQYWPEKQQGNQPMQKTGQSVNYQGNQKYNKNTMAQQVILKGERNNTCTDCGKKFSKRAHLIIHQRSHTGEKPYECCECGKTFAQSSNLTTHKRIHTGEKPYECCECGKSFTDHSTLISHQRIHTGEKPYECCECGKSFSRSLHLIQHQRIHTGEKPYECYECGQTFAQSSQLIRHQRIHTGEKPYECCECGKTFTGSSNLISHQRIHTGEKPYECYECGKTFTDSSTLISHQRIHTGQKPYGCCECGKTFSWSSALIQHQRIHTGEKPYECCECRKTFSQSSALIQHQRIHTGEKPYACCECGKTFAQSSKLIRHQRIHRRE